From Toxorhynchites rutilus septentrionalis strain SRP chromosome 2, ASM2978413v1, whole genome shotgun sequence, a single genomic window includes:
- the LOC129764843 gene encoding piggyBac transposable element-derived protein 4-like — protein MSSDNESDDDLEKELEEICGFSPDVSEDGFETDAESFAGNNSDVSIIDILVASDNSDDYDKDSETERNTSEKELCVSGLRNQPNELEETFGLSDNLDTSEDELEDDSEALKSRKSLPVFLDKLSLRKNDHAKDVRMEKNASTNEPQPASSGLQNRKLTTEAASEKCNIDTDTANDDQPDDDCSEMDQSDEEENDWKKTDWPQQPNANNFDNVRLQASDNFPHNTKPSVYFAKFFDDSVIELLVTQTNMYAAQQKSRSWEPVSQDLMKAFLGITILMGLKPLPAVELYWSTDPFFWTEEIAAIMPCKRFKKIMENLHLNDNSAMPSRNSDQFDKLFKVRPLLNLLNSACQNAAKCTSSQSIDEAMIQFKGRSSMKQYMPLKPVKRGYKVWVRADSETGYVFQFDIYSGKRDNKAPTVGLGAQVVKQLTKQLIQNGFQGHFSFDRFFTSYEIVQYLFDHGIHVTATVNCNRSDLPVLIKQHKSQSKMRKHFRRGQYKWRVKKNVAFIMWQDVKMVTLLTTAFHPLTEKATCERTQHDGTTKTLPCPKAIVEYINRMGGVDRFDQKRKSYEVGRKSKKWWMRIFYFCINLAITNAHLLYSSNSRIRNPMLQLQFRLKLARDLVGDYTCRKRSLQAEPKYATKKPKMSSNYQKERVPDNLRLTDVGSHQLEQLPEYRRCRLCSTKTRNKRSKIQCTKCKVTLCATPCFRLFHEEQSLS, from the exons ATGTCGAGTGACAATGAATCGGATGATGACCTCGAAAAAGAGTTGGAGGAGATTTGTGGATTTTCTCCTGATGTATCTGAGGATGGTTTTGAAACAGATGCGGAATCGTTTGCCGGCAACAATTCGGATGTATCCATAATCGATATTCTTGTGGCAAGTGACAATTCTGATGACTATGATAAGGACAGTGAAACTGAACGGAATACATCTGAAAAAGAATTGTGCGTCTCTGGTCTCCGTAACC AACCGAACGAATTAGAGGAGACTTTTGGACTGTCCGATAATCTCGATACGTCTGAGGACGAGCTGGAAGATGATTCAGAAGCACTAAAAAGCCGCAAATCGCTTCCAGTTTTCCTCGATAAGCTTTCGCTAAGAAAAAATGATCATGCTAAAGACGTCAGGATGGAAAAAAATGCCTCGACAAATGAACCACAACCGGCTTCTTCCGGTCTCCAGAACC GGAAGCTAACTACTGAAGCTGCATCCGAAAAATGTAACATAGACACAGACACAGCGAACGACGATCAACCGGATGATGATTGTTCTGAGATGGACCAATCAGACGAAGAAGAAAATGACTGGAAAAAAACTGATTGGCCTCAGCAACCCAACGCGAACAATTTtgataatgttcgtttgcaagCCTCGGATAATTTTCCGCATAACACGAAACCGTCGgtttattttgcaaaatttttcGACGACAGTGTAATAGAACTGTTGGTTACACAAACAAACATGTACGCAGCTCAACAGAAAAGTCGAAGTTGGGAGCCGGTGTCTCAAGATCTAATGAAAGCTTTTCTTGGAATTACAATATTGATGGGACTAAAGCCACTGCCTGCTGTTGAGCTGTATTGGTCCACTGACCCCTTCTTCTGGACGGAAGAGATCGCTGCTATTATGCCGTGCAAACGATTTAAGAAAATTATGGAGAACCTACATCTGAATGACAACAGCGCGATGCCTTCGAGGAATTCCGATCAATTTGACAAGTTGTTCAAGGTTCGCCCACTTCTTAACTTATTGAACTCTGCATGCCAGAATGCTGCAAAATGCACATCATCGCAGTCGATTGATGAAGCAATGATTCAATTCAAAGGCCGATCATCAATGAAACAGTATATGCCACTCAAGCCGGTGAAAAGAGGATATAAGGTCTGGGTCAGGGCCGACAGCGAAACAGGATACGTATTCCAATTCGACATTTATTCCGGTAAACGTGACAATAAAGCACCAACTGTCGGTCTGGGGGCACAAGTAGTAAAGCAGTTGACCAAGCAACTAATCCAAAATGGTTTTCAAGGTCATTTCAGTTTTGACAGATTTTTTACCTCCTACGAAATAGTACAATATCTATTTGATCACGGAATTCACGTAACAGCTACAGTCAACTGTAACAGATCAGATCTTCCAGTTTTGATCAAACAACACAAGTCACAATCGAAAATGCGTAAGCATTTCAGGAGAGGTCAATATAAGTGGCGTGTGAAGAAAAACGTCGCTTTTATAATGTGGCAAGACGTCAAAATGGTTACACTATTGACTACAGCATTTCATCCACTTACCGAAAAAGCCACATGTGAAAGAACGCAACATGATGGTACCACTAAAACCCTTCCATGTCCAAAAGCTATTGTGGAGTACATAAATAGGATGGGAGGTGTTGACCGTTtcgatcaaaagagaaaaagctATGAGGTCGGAAGAAAAAGCAAGAAGTGGTGGATGCGAATTTTCTATTTCTGCATAAATTTGGCTATCACAAATGCACATTTGTTGTACTCTTCTAATAGTCGCATCCGAAACCCTATGTTGCAGTTGCAGTTCAGGTTGAAGCTGGCACGGGATCTCGTAGGTGATTACACATGCCGAAAACGAAGTCTACAAGCCGAGCCGAAATATGCTACAAAGAAACCCAAAATGTCATCAAACTACCAGAAAGAACGAGTTCCAGACAACCTACGCCTTACGGATGTTGGAAGTCATCAGTTGGAGCAGCTACCAGAATACCGCCGCTGCCGCTTGTGCAGTACGAAAACTAGGAATAAGAGATCTAAAATACAATGCACTAAGTGTAAGGTAACGCTCTGTGCAACACCGTGTTTCAGATTGTTCCACGAAGAGCAGAGTCTTTCATAA